Proteins co-encoded in one Quercus robur chromosome 8, dhQueRobu3.1, whole genome shotgun sequence genomic window:
- the LOC126694947 gene encoding protochlorophyllide reductase, chloroplastic, whose product MALQATSLLPSAFSIPKEGKSGSSSKDSTLFGVSFSDHLKADFNSSGLRCKREFNQRVGAVRAQTVTATPSVTRSAPEGKKTLRKGSVVITGASSGLGLATAKALAETGKWHVIMACRDFLKTERAAKSAGIPKENYTIMHLDLASLDSVRQFVDNFKRSGRPLDVLVCNAAVYLPTAKEPTFTAEGFELSVGTNHLGHFLLSRLLLEDLQKSDYPSRRLIIVGSITGNTNTLAGNVPPKANLGDLRGLAGGLNGLNSSAMIDGGDFDGAKAYKDSKVCNMLTMQEFHRRFHEDTGVVFASLYPGCIATTGLFREHIPLFRLLFPPFQKYITKGYVSEDEAGKRLAQVVDDPSLTKSGVYWSWNKDSASFENRLSQEASDAEKARKVWEVSEKLVGLA is encoded by the exons ATGGCTCTCCAGGCTacttctcttcttccttctgCATTCTCCATCCCTAAAGAG GGAAAGTCTGGTTCATCCTCCAAGGACTCAACTCTCTTTGGAGTTTCATTCTCAGACCATCTCAAAGCTGATTTCAACTCTTCTGGATTGAGGTGCAAG AGGGAATTCAACCAAAGGGTTGGGGCGGTTAGAGCTCAGACAGTGACTGCGACTCCATCAGTGACCAGGTCTGCACCAGAGGGGAAGAAAACTTTAAGAAAGGGTAGTGTTGTGATCACTGGTGCCTCCTCTGGATTGGGTCTAGCCACAGCTAAGGCTCTAGCTGAAACCGGAAAATGGCATGTAATTATGGCCTGCAGGGATTTCCTCAAGACTGAAAGAGCTGCCAAATCTGCTGGCATTCCCAAGGAAAATTATACCATAATGCACTTGGACCTTGCCTCGCTCGACAGTGTCCGTCAATTTGTAGATAACTTCAAGAGGTCAGGCCGGCCACTTGACGTGTTAGTCTGCAATGCTGCTGTTTATTTGCCAACTGCTAAGGAGCCTACATTTACTGCTGAAGGGTTTGAGCTTAGTGTTGGCACTAACCACCTTGGTCACTTCCTTCTTTCACGGTTGCTGCTCGAGGACTTACAGAAATCTGATTACCCATCAAGACGCCTCATCATCGTTGGCTCAATTACTG GTAACACAAATACCCTGGCTGGAAATGTACCTCCTAAGGCCAACCTTGGGGACCTGAGGGGACTTGCAGGGGGCTTAAATGGGCTAAACAGCTCAGCCATGATCGATGGAGGAGACTTTGATGGGGCTAAGGCCTACAAGGACAGCAAAGTCTGCAATATGCTTACCATGCAAGAGTTCCACAGGCGCTTCCACGAGGATACAGGCGTTGTATTTGCTTCCCTTTACCCAGGTTGCATTGCCACAACCGGCTTGTTTAGGGAGCACATCCCCTTGTTCAGGCTCCTCTTCCCTCCATTCCAGAAGTACATCACTAAGGGCTACGTCTCTGAAGATGAAGCAGGGAAAAGACTTGCTCAG GTTGTGGATGATCCAAGCTTAACGAAATCTGGTGTTTACTGGAGCTGGAACAAGGACTCGGCATCATTTGAGAATCGGTTGTCTCAAGAAGCTAGTGATGCAGAGAAGGCTCGGAAGGTCTGGGAAGTCAGTGAGAAACTTGTTGGATTGGCCTAA
- the LOC126694948 gene encoding lanC-like protein GCL2 → MADRFFPNEMPDFVAEDEASSASGSGGPNDSLTKLLHLPYKTLSHKLQKSALDLKQMVVRETWGLSPSGKRVNDFTLYTGALGTAFLLFKSYQLTKDANDLKLCSQIVEACDSASADSGRVTFICGRAGVCALGAVTAKHAGDERLLGHYLRQFKEIKLPSDLPNELLYGRVGFLWACSFLNKHVDKDTISAAQTRPVVDDVIKAGRRMSSKGKCPLMYEWHGKKYWGAAHGLAGIMHVLMDMELKPDELEDVKGTLHYMIKNRYPSGNYPSSEGSESDRLVHWCHGAPGVALTLVKAAEVFGDKEFLQAAVDAGEVVWKRGLLKRVGICHGISGNTYVFLSLYRLTSNVEFLYRAKAFACFLLDRAQKLISEGKMHGGDRPYSLFEGIGGMAYLFLDMTEPSDARFPAYEL, encoded by the exons atggcGGACCGTTTCTTCCCAAACGAAATGCCAGACTTCGTAGCAGAGGACGAAGCATCCTCAGCCTCTGGAAGTGGAGGACCCAATGACTCACTCACGAAACTCCTCCATCTTCCCTACAAAACGCTCTCCCACAAACTCCAAAAATCAGCTCTCGACCTCAAACAAATG GTCGTGAGGGAGACATGGGGACTGAGTCCGAGTGGGAAGCGTGTGAATGATTTCACACTGTACACTGGTGCTCTTGGGactgcttttctgctttttaaATCTTACCAACTCACCAAAGATGCCAATGATCTTAAGTTGTGCTCTCAGATTGTCGAGGCTTGTGATTCAGCTTCTGCAGATTCAGG GCGTGTGACATTTATTTGTGGAAGGGCTGGTGTTTGTGCTCTTGGGGCTGTGACAGCAAAGCATGCTGGTGATGAAAGACTGCTTGGGCACTACTTAAGACAATTTAAAGAG ATCAAACTGCCTAGTGATTTGCCAAATGAATTATTATATGGGAGAGTAGGGTTCTTGTGGGCCTGTTCATTCTTAAATAAGCATGTTGATAAAGATACCATATCAGCTGCCCAAACA AGACCTGTTGTGGATGACGTAATAAAGGCTGGTAGACGAATGTCAAGCAAGGGAAAATGTCCATTGATGTATGAATGGCATGGGAAGAAGTACTGGGGTGCTGCCCATGGACTTGCAGGGATTATGCATGTTTTGATGGACATGGAACTGAAACCAGATGAGTTGGAGGATGTCAAGGGCACACTGCATTATATGATAAAGAATCGTTACCCTAGTGGCAATTATCCTTCAAGTGAAGGAAGTGAATCAGACCGTCTAGTGCATTGGTGCCATGGTGCTCCTGGGGTTGCCCTTACACTTGTAAAGGCAGCTgag GTTTTTGGAGATAAGGAGTTTCTTCAAGCAGCTGTGGATGCAGGGGAGGTGGTATGGAAGCGGGGTCTGCTTAAGCGAGTGGGAATATGCCATGGCATAAGTGGGAACACCTAtgtgtttctttctctctaccGATTAACAAGTAATGTCGAGTTCTTATACAGGGCAAAAGCATTTGCTTGCTTTCTGCTTGATAGAGCACAAAAACTTATATCAGAGGGAAAGATGCATGGAGGTGATCGCCCCTATTCACTTTTTGAAGGTATTGGAGGAATGGCTTATCTTTTTTTGGACATGACTGAACCATCTGATGCCAGGTTCCCTGCATATGAACTTTAA